The Bombus terrestris chromosome 9, iyBomTerr1.2, whole genome shotgun sequence genome contains a region encoding:
- the LOC100645638 gene encoding uncharacterized protein LOC100645638 isoform X3 — MNFHRFIIFKSLAIYNINQPTASLCLIKVHATFIRFFPAEQRKDNIRAMLSGVIMVVLLMCYCCHKSIRKNRPQEYPQYWRTEPDVHSLEVFTTEAHAACCERQSTGEGNLDESTYGALSCPVTPNSGPGPPPTYDSLIFDSRSLPNFIDKKPEGAETPGIIIPPMVSTLLSLSTTVRSTECNEATEQEISDEGLPSYEAALKLDANGYV, encoded by the exons ATGAATTTCCATaggtttattatttttaaatcacttgcaatttataatattaatcaaCCAACGGCGTCTCTTTGCTTGATTAAAGTCCACGCAACTTTCATACGGTTCTTCCCTGCCGAGCAAAGAAAAGATAACATCCG GGCGATGCTCAGCGGCGTGATTATGGTCGTCCTACTGATGTGCTACTGTTGTCACAAGAGCATCCGGAAGAACCGACCGCAAGAGTATCCGCAATACTGGAGGACAGAGCCAGACGTGCATAGCCTCGAGGTCTTCACCACGGAAGCGCACGCTGCT TGCTGCGAGAGACAATCGACAGGCGAGGGAAACTTGGACGAGAGCACCTACGGCGCCCTTTCGTGTCCTGTGACGCCAAACTCTGGCCCTGGACCACCGCCGACCTACGACAGTCTGATCTTCGACTCAAGAAGCCTGCCCAACTTCATCGACAAGAAGCCCGAAGGTGCAGAGACGCCAGGAATTATAATCCCTCCCATGGTGTCTACCTTACTAAGCTTGAGCACGACCGTGAGATCCACGGAATGCAACGAGGCCACGGAACAAGAAATCTCCGACGAAGGATTGCCTTCTTACGAAGCCGCCTTAAAGTTGGACGCGAACGGCTACGTGTAA
- the LOC100645638 gene encoding uncharacterized protein LOC100645638 isoform X2: MTMLAAMEATSNKRNSTNMYEDAILPEYNVTTTASGAASKTSHFETDLHGNVNILLGGAMLSGVIMVVLLMCYCCHKSIRKNRPQEYPQYWRTEPDVHSLEVFTTEAHAACCERQSTGEGNLDESTYGALSCPVTPNSGPGPPPTYDSLIFDSRSLPNFIDKKPEGAETPGIIIPPMVSTLLSLSTTVRSTECNEATEQEISDEGLPSYEAALKLDANGYV, encoded by the exons ATGACAATGCTGGCCGCTATGGAAGCTACTTCGAACAAGCGTAATAGCACGAACATGTATGAGGATGCCATTTTACCAGAATACAATGTCACCACGACAGCGAGCGGAGCGGCTAGCAAGACGAGTCACTTCGAGACCGATTTGCATGGGAATGTTAACATTCTTCTCGGCGG GGCGATGCTCAGCGGCGTGATTATGGTCGTCCTACTGATGTGCTACTGTTGTCACAAGAGCATCCGGAAGAACCGACCGCAAGAGTATCCGCAATACTGGAGGACAGAGCCAGACGTGCATAGCCTCGAGGTCTTCACCACGGAAGCGCACGCTGCT TGCTGCGAGAGACAATCGACAGGCGAGGGAAACTTGGACGAGAGCACCTACGGCGCCCTTTCGTGTCCTGTGACGCCAAACTCTGGCCCTGGACCACCGCCGACCTACGACAGTCTGATCTTCGACTCAAGAAGCCTGCCCAACTTCATCGACAAGAAGCCCGAAGGTGCAGAGACGCCAGGAATTATAATCCCTCCCATGGTGTCTACCTTACTAAGCTTGAGCACGACCGTGAGATCCACGGAATGCAACGAGGCCACGGAACAAGAAATCTCCGACGAAGGATTGCCTTCTTACGAAGCCGCCTTAAAGTTGGACGCGAACGGCTACGTGTAA
- the LOC100645638 gene encoding uncharacterized protein LOC100645638 isoform X1: protein MSYDSNPSVKRTAFRRTMTMLAAMEATSNKRNSTNMYEDAILPEYNVTTTASGAASKTSHFETDLHGNVNILLGGAMLSGVIMVVLLMCYCCHKSIRKNRPQEYPQYWRTEPDVHSLEVFTTEAHAACCERQSTGEGNLDESTYGALSCPVTPNSGPGPPPTYDSLIFDSRSLPNFIDKKPEGAETPGIIIPPMVSTLLSLSTTVRSTECNEATEQEISDEGLPSYEAALKLDANGYV from the exons ATGTCCTACGACTCGAATCCATCGGTGAAAAG GACCGCGTTTCGGCGAACGATGACAATGCTGGCCGCTATGGAAGCTACTTCGAACAAGCGTAATAGCACGAACATGTATGAGGATGCCATTTTACCAGAATACAATGTCACCACGACAGCGAGCGGAGCGGCTAGCAAGACGAGTCACTTCGAGACCGATTTGCATGGGAATGTTAACATTCTTCTCGGCGG GGCGATGCTCAGCGGCGTGATTATGGTCGTCCTACTGATGTGCTACTGTTGTCACAAGAGCATCCGGAAGAACCGACCGCAAGAGTATCCGCAATACTGGAGGACAGAGCCAGACGTGCATAGCCTCGAGGTCTTCACCACGGAAGCGCACGCTGCT TGCTGCGAGAGACAATCGACAGGCGAGGGAAACTTGGACGAGAGCACCTACGGCGCCCTTTCGTGTCCTGTGACGCCAAACTCTGGCCCTGGACCACCGCCGACCTACGACAGTCTGATCTTCGACTCAAGAAGCCTGCCCAACTTCATCGACAAGAAGCCCGAAGGTGCAGAGACGCCAGGAATTATAATCCCTCCCATGGTGTCTACCTTACTAAGCTTGAGCACGACCGTGAGATCCACGGAATGCAACGAGGCCACGGAACAAGAAATCTCCGACGAAGGATTGCCTTCTTACGAAGCCGCCTTAAAGTTGGACGCGAACGGCTACGTGTAA
- the LOC100645332 gene encoding Golgi resident protein GCP60, protein MQLQMADTNGDTSSVEQKIEKLAISAKNLAKNKNDEESGKMREPRLWGFETKELYKIAVNFYKEKEGKAVHLSYEDKLKLVAFTQQVTHGKCTTENAPPLGVLDVIGKDRRLAWQSLGDISKEQAMEGFIVLLDKLCPLFITVVEAQKRDIEEKLRLKREEEARKVEEERRSKELDEQRKKEEEARLKEEIQRRQIQDALNQQTFYQFKMYAEQQYPGNPEQQGVLIRQLQEQHYHQYMQQLHQNQLLVADQIPEINTAIIENAEKEESKETNEMATLNREDSDELPDDFPHIDPPQMWTRQGMNAFKELIRREDGDAVIKVGHGEILTVRVPTHEDGLCLFWEFATDGYDIGFGLFFEWTKPETNQVSVHIAESEGEVEEEEDEEEDDESETKDDIESGITNNVIQSNCKPLPPPISVIIPIFRRDSQEEVYAGSHKYPGQGVYHLKFDNTYSLWRSKTLYYRVYYTQNGYVKN, encoded by the exons ATGCAACTGCAAATGGCGGACACCAATGGTGACACTTCCTCGGTAGAACAGAAAATCGAGAAACTGGCGATATCCGCGAAGAACTtggcgaaaaataaaaatgacgagGAGAGTGGAAAGATGCGGGAGCCTCGTCTATGGGGTTTCGAAACTAAGGAACTGTACAAAATCGCAGTCAATTTTTATAAAG aaaaagaaGGCAAAGCTGTTCATTTGTCTTATGAAGACAAATTAAAGCTAGTGGCTTTTACCCAGCAAGTAACGCATGGCAAATGTACTACGGAGAATGCACCACCTTTGGGTGTGTTGGATGTAATTGGGAAAGACAGACGCTTAGCATGGCAAAGTTTAGGAGACATATCCAAGGAACAGGCGATGGAAGGATTTATAGTTTTGTTAGACAAGCTATGTCCCCTGTTTATAACAGTTGTAGAAGCACAGAAAAGGGACATCGAAGAGAAGTTAAGGTTGAAAAGGGAGGAGGAAGCAAGAaaagtagaagaagaaaggagatCAAAAGAATTAGAtgaacaaagaaagaaagaggaggaagCTAGATTAAAGGAAGAAATACAGAGGAGACAAATTCAAGATGCCTTAAATCaacaaacattttaccaattcaAAATGTATGCAGAGCAACAATATCCTGGCAATCCAGAGCAACAAGGAGTACTAATAAGGCAATTACAAGAACAACATTATCATCAGTACATGCAACAATTACATCAAAATCAATTACTAGTAGCAGATCAAATTCCAGAAATAAACACTGCCATAATAGAAAATGCCGAGAAGGAAGAGTCaaaagaaacaaatgaaatGGCCACATTGAACAGAGAAGATTCTGATGAATTGCCAGATGATTTCCCACATATAGATCCACCACAAATGTGGACTAGACAGGGTATGAATGCCTTCAAGGAACTCATTAGGAGAGAAGATGGTGATGCAGTTATTAAAGTTGGTCATGGAGAAATACTAACGGTTAGGGTGCCGACGCACGAAGATGGCTTGTGTTTATTTTGGGAATTTGCGACGGATGGCTATGATATTGGTTTTGGATTATTTTTTGAATGGACAAAACCAGAAACAAATCAAGTATCGGTACATATTGCTGAGTCTGAAGgagaggtggaggaggaggaggatgaGGAAGAGGATGATGAATCTGAAACAAAAGATGATATAGAAAGTGGAATAACAAATAATGTAATTCAGTCTAATTGCAAACCATTGCCACCACCTATAAGCGTGATAATACCT ATTTTCAGGAGGGATTCACAAGAAGAAGTCTATGCAGGAAGTCATAAATACCCAGGGCag